Proteins co-encoded in one Syntrophales bacterium genomic window:
- a CDS encoding MlaE family lipid ABC transporter permease subunit — protein sequence MDKQNSLIEKPFPFLHILRASAEDLEIRVIGSLGMDQVEQFLKWGMGFLERFPEVKTVVVDMVELKHLDTAGALALVELERVLNERGKRVSFRGGEEKVRNVLSLVSPNYLTAKPLKGENDRLFLLDRVGEGFLLLLKDAYDILTFVGELLVGLGRVITNPREVRWNDVLFYMKRVGGDALPIVGLLSMLVGVIMAFMSSLQLKQFGANIYVAKLVGLAIVKELGPMMTAIIVAGRSGSAFAAEIGTMRVNEETDALFTMGFEPVFFLAIPKVLASLFVVPLLALYAMMFGILGGLVVGVVGLELTFYTYFQQTMESITTFDILASFVKSVVFSLLIAGIGCQRGFKVQGGAEAVGAATTSAVVSAIFLVVVTDSSFAVLLHYVR from the coding sequence ATGGATAAACAAAATTCGTTAATCGAGAAACCATTTCCTTTTCTTCATATCTTACGTGCTTCCGCTGAAGACTTAGAGATTCGAGTTATCGGTTCACTTGGAATGGACCAGGTGGAGCAGTTTCTTAAGTGGGGAATGGGTTTTCTGGAGAGGTTTCCCGAAGTTAAAACTGTCGTTGTTGATATGGTAGAACTTAAACATTTGGACACCGCAGGTGCTCTTGCGCTTGTAGAATTGGAGCGTGTCTTAAATGAGAGGGGCAAACGGGTGTCTTTTAGGGGCGGTGAGGAAAAGGTGAGGAACGTGCTGAGTCTGGTATCCCCTAATTATCTCACCGCAAAACCTCTGAAAGGTGAAAATGACCGTCTTTTTTTGCTGGATAGGGTAGGTGAGGGGTTTTTACTTTTGTTGAAAGACGCCTATGACATTTTAACGTTTGTTGGGGAATTGCTCGTGGGGTTGGGCAGAGTTATTACAAATCCCCGAGAGGTCCGCTGGAATGATGTACTTTTCTATATGAAAAGAGTAGGTGGTGATGCCTTACCAATTGTGGGATTGCTCAGCATGCTTGTGGGCGTAATCATGGCATTTATGTCTTCTCTTCAGCTCAAGCAGTTTGGTGCTAATATATATGTGGCAAAGCTTGTGGGGCTCGCCATTGTAAAGGAGTTGGGACCTATGATGACAGCTATAATTGTTGCTGGACGATCGGGTTCTGCTTTTGCAGCGGAGATTGGGACGATGAGGGTAAATGAAGAAACCGACGCTCTTTTTACAATGGGTTTTGAACCGGTGTTTTTCCTGGCCATTCCTAAAGTTTTAGCGTCACTTTTCGTAGTTCCCCTTTTGGCCCTCTACGCTATGATGTTTGGAATTCTAGGGGGGTTGGTAGTGGGAGTTGTTGGCTTAGAACTAACTTTCTACACGTACTTCCAGCAGACGATGGAGAGTATAACTACGTTTGACATTTTAGCCAGTTTCGTGAAATCGGTGGTTTTTTCTTTATTGATTGCCGGAATTGGGTGTCAACGAGGATTTAAGGTTCAAGGTGGTGCAGAAGCTGTGGGAGCTGCGACCACCTCGGCGGTTGTCTCGGCTATATTTCTTGTCGTGGTTACTGATTCTTCGTTTGCAGTACTACTGCACTACGTGAGATAA
- a CDS encoding ATP-binding cassette domain-containing protein, which yields MAQEAVIRVEEVSIAYGENVILRDISFEVKEGEIFAIVGGSGCGKSTLLKAIIGLVPVRTGRIFLRDTDVVNGSEEEVRRELVNVGVLFQSGALIGSLTLAENIALPILRHKRLPLSFVENLIKVKLGLVNLTGYENHLPSELSGGMKKRAGLARALALDPQILFFDEPTAGLDPITSEEIYQLIRSLNESLGTTMVIVTHDISMVLEIVHRVIMLDGTERRVIAEGFPDKLCRNCSDPRVRKFFRKGLY from the coding sequence ATGGCACAAGAAGCGGTTATCAGGGTGGAAGAAGTATCCATTGCGTATGGGGAAAACGTAATACTCAGGGACATTTCTTTTGAGGTTAAGGAAGGAGAGATATTTGCAATTGTAGGTGGGAGTGGATGTGGTAAATCTACACTTCTGAAGGCGATTATTGGTTTAGTCCCAGTTCGGACGGGGCGTATTTTTTTGAGGGACACAGATGTAGTTAATGGAAGCGAAGAAGAAGTCAGGCGGGAACTTGTAAACGTGGGTGTCCTTTTTCAGTCCGGTGCTCTGATCGGTTCTCTTACTTTGGCTGAGAATATTGCGCTACCTATTTTGAGGCATAAACGACTTCCGCTTTCATTTGTGGAAAACTTAATAAAGGTTAAACTTGGACTTGTGAATCTTACTGGATACGAGAATCATCTGCCATCGGAACTTTCCGGAGGCATGAAGAAGAGAGCGGGCCTGGCACGGGCTCTGGCACTTGATCCGCAGATACTTTTCTTTGACGAACCAACCGCAGGTTTGGATCCCATTACATCTGAAGAAATATACCAGCTTATTAGGAGTCTCAATGAAAGTCTGGGTACCACTATGGTGATAGTGACTCACGATATAAGTATGGTCCTTGAAATTGTTCATAGGGTTATAATGCTTGATGGTACTGAGAGGAGAGTGATTGCGGAGGGTTTCCCTGATAAGCTCTGCCGGAATTGCTCTGACCCAAGGGTCAGGAAGTTTTTCAGAAAGGGGTTGTATTAG
- a CDS encoding MlaD family protein yields MITRKTSRFVLGLFVTVGVCIGVVLLIWVGASRYFEEGDFYATYFDESVQGLQVDSSVKYRGVDVGRVVKIGVAPDNRLVEVILKIRKRGIVDEGTVSELKTAGITGIVFIELDRVESAEPVVGPKITFTPNYPVIPSRPSNIRQIRMGIAEIYEKIKAIDVEGITAEFKKTAYALESFFDNPEMKKTMYNLQEMSAALEKVAKGLEKKLAEGTLDEIIGEAQVVLRETRTTLSAMREEIDGFKMTERSAEISRLVDDLNRKTKQVSSRIDVLLRGLNENTVLLDRLLERLSNDPSELIFGGRVPDEE; encoded by the coding sequence ATGATTACGCGGAAAACCTCACGATTCGTGCTTGGTCTGTTCGTTACGGTTGGCGTATGCATAGGTGTGGTATTGTTAATCTGGGTGGGTGCGTCCCGTTACTTTGAGGAAGGTGATTTTTACGCCACATACTTCGACGAATCAGTTCAAGGTTTGCAGGTGGATTCCAGTGTTAAGTACAGGGGGGTTGATGTGGGACGGGTGGTGAAGATCGGCGTGGCACCTGATAATCGCCTTGTGGAAGTTATTTTGAAGATCAGGAAGCGAGGCATTGTTGATGAGGGAACTGTTTCGGAGCTAAAAACAGCAGGTATTACGGGAATTGTGTTTATTGAGCTCGATCGTGTGGAAAGTGCCGAACCAGTTGTGGGACCAAAGATCACTTTTACACCCAATTACCCTGTTATTCCGTCACGACCTTCCAATATTCGCCAGATCAGAATGGGCATTGCGGAGATATACGAGAAGATAAAAGCAATAGATGTGGAGGGTATCACAGCTGAGTTCAAAAAAACAGCGTATGCCTTGGAGTCTTTCTTTGACAACCCGGAGATGAAAAAAACGATGTATAATCTTCAGGAGATGAGTGCTGCGCTGGAAAAGGTAGCAAAGGGGCTGGAAAAGAAGTTGGCTGAGGGTACATTGGACGAAATTATTGGTGAAGCGCAAGTTGTCCTGAGGGAGACGAGGACAACTCTCTCTGCGATGAGGGAGGAGATCGACGGATTTAAAATGACCGAGAGGAGTGCCGAAATTTCGCGTTTGGTTGATGATTTGAATCGTAAAACCAAACAAGTTTCATCGCGCATAGATGTTCTTTTACGTGGACTTAATGAGAACACTGTACTCCTTGATCGTTTGCTGGAGCGTTTGAGCAATGATCCCTCAGAGCTTATCTTTGGAGGGAGAGTGCCTGATGAGGAATAG
- a CDS encoding ABC-type transport auxiliary lipoprotein family protein: protein MRNRNLLWETIFLLFLIFSGCAGRGGTFIESVKFALEYSVPPMNFKEMIDASVKVERFSASTEYMTTVMLIKPSEYVRSSYRRGRWHVPPADLVTSLFLRDLRFSGLFKRVYSPDDIFAVDYNVDGRIEEFLQVDTPEGSYASLIILMTVTKRDTQHQGVNVVFQKTYRAIEPLKEKNPRGLAEGMSHATMRVSLSFMEDLRERLSP, encoded by the coding sequence ATGAGGAATAGAAATTTACTGTGGGAGACTATCTTTTTGCTTTTTTTAATTTTTTCGGGATGCGCTGGAAGGGGCGGTACGTTTATTGAGTCTGTAAAATTTGCCCTTGAGTATTCAGTGCCTCCGATGAATTTTAAAGAAATGATCGATGCTTCCGTAAAGGTGGAACGTTTTTCTGCAAGTACGGAATACATGACAACGGTTATGTTGATCAAACCTTCTGAATATGTGAGGTCTTCCTACCGTCGCGGTAGGTGGCACGTCCCCCCTGCGGATTTGGTGACCTCTTTGTTTCTTAGGGATTTGAGGTTTTCAGGTTTGTTCAAAAGAGTGTATTCCCCTGATGATATTTTTGCCGTTGACTATAACGTTGATGGTCGAATTGAAGAGTTTCTTCAAGTGGACACTCCCGAAGGTTCCTATGCGTCACTCATCATTCTAATGACCGTTACCAAAAGGGATACTCAACATCAGGGGGTGAATGTGGTTTTTCAGAAGACCTATAGGGCCATAGAACCGCTTAAAGAGAAGAACCCCCGTGGGCTGGCGGAGGGTATGAGTCACGCCACCATGAGGGTTTCCCTTTCATTCATGGAGGATCTCCGGGAGAGGTTAAGTCCGTGA
- a CDS encoding GspE/PulE family protein, producing MTENTTHHFNTLEEKLILLKKIQEITNRIYSAQNVRQIIVDLKDSILNLFNAHSMTIYAVDRQKNEIYSFVLSGAKLNEIRLPISNRSIAGYVAQNKKVVNIADAYDEEELKKIDLELSFDPSWDKRSGFRTRQVLCSPIIYDGKLMGVVQILNRKTGTGKFSEDEVNTLVEICNILGLAFSNLERYTKRRKTRFAYLLDKGYLTEEQLENSWEESRAQKMSIESYLMSKYGIPKEEIGRSLAEFFRCNFIEFDEKIPIPGELIRNLNSEYLRREFWVPIGKIDDKIHVIVDDPNNILKRDMIENLLKTRNIKYDVALADDIIKFINYFFKSPEEEKSITELLSKLESDAEEEPEEEESVEVISESDSVIMQLVNKIINDAYTRRASDIHIEPNIKKKNVEVRFRIDGMCALYQTLPYSYRSAIVSRIKIMSNLDITVKRLPQDGKIKFKRTGGEEIELRVATIPTQGGVEDVVMRILAKGETLPLEAMGMLPRNYNAIKELAEKPYGMILVVGPTGSGKTTTLHAILKHINTPDRKIWTAEDPVEITQYGLRQVQVNPKIGLDFAAAMRAFLRADPDVIMVGEMRDYETAKTGVEASLTGHLVFSTLHTNSAPETITRLLDMGIDPLNFADALLGILAQRLVRTLCKNCKEAYHPSLEEFETIVENYGPKEFEKLNIKYTEDLKLYRPKGCPSCDNTGYRGRMGIHELLVATDNIKRAIQRREPVEKLREIAISEGMTTLFQDGVIKCFQGFTDIAQVRRVCIK from the coding sequence ATGACAGAAAACACAACACACCACTTCAACACGCTCGAAGAAAAACTGATACTTCTGAAAAAGATACAGGAGATCACAAACCGCATATACTCCGCGCAGAATGTAAGGCAGATCATAGTTGACCTTAAGGACAGTATACTAAACCTTTTCAACGCACATTCCATGACTATCTACGCTGTTGATAGGCAAAAAAATGAAATTTACTCCTTCGTCCTTTCCGGTGCAAAACTGAATGAGATTCGTCTTCCCATAAGCAACAGAAGCATAGCCGGCTACGTCGCCCAAAACAAGAAGGTAGTTAATATAGCCGACGCGTACGACGAAGAGGAGCTCAAGAAAATCGATCTTGAACTCTCCTTTGATCCCAGCTGGGACAAGCGGTCCGGTTTCCGTACTCGGCAGGTACTATGTTCCCCCATCATTTACGACGGAAAACTTATGGGAGTGGTTCAAATCTTGAATAGAAAAACAGGTACCGGTAAATTCTCCGAAGATGAAGTTAACACTCTTGTAGAGATATGCAACATCTTGGGTCTCGCATTTTCCAACTTAGAGCGCTACACGAAAAGACGTAAAACACGTTTTGCCTACCTTCTCGATAAGGGGTACCTAACTGAAGAGCAACTGGAAAACTCCTGGGAAGAATCCCGAGCCCAAAAGATGTCCATTGAATCCTACCTTATGAGCAAATACGGGATCCCGAAGGAAGAGATAGGAAGATCCCTTGCAGAGTTCTTCCGTTGCAACTTCATCGAATTCGATGAAAAAATACCTATACCTGGCGAACTCATCAGAAATTTGAATAGCGAATATTTGCGCAGGGAATTCTGGGTACCCATAGGAAAAATAGACGACAAAATCCACGTTATTGTTGACGATCCAAACAACATTCTCAAAAGAGATATGATCGAAAATCTTCTGAAAACACGAAACATCAAATACGACGTTGCCCTTGCCGACGACATTATAAAGTTCATCAACTACTTTTTCAAATCGCCGGAGGAGGAAAAATCTATTACTGAACTCTTGAGCAAACTTGAATCGGATGCTGAAGAAGAGCCTGAAGAAGAAGAAAGCGTAGAAGTTATATCTGAATCCGACAGTGTTATAATGCAGCTTGTCAATAAAATAATAAACGACGCCTATACACGCCGCGCCTCCGACATTCACATCGAGCCAAATATAAAGAAAAAAAACGTCGAAGTGAGATTCCGTATTGACGGAATGTGTGCCCTTTACCAGACACTACCTTACAGCTATAGATCAGCCATCGTTTCCCGGATAAAAATCATGTCCAATCTGGACATCACAGTTAAAAGACTTCCCCAGGACGGCAAGATAAAGTTCAAAAGAACCGGAGGAGAAGAAATTGAATTGCGCGTGGCTACGATCCCGACACAAGGTGGAGTAGAGGATGTGGTCATGCGTATCTTAGCAAAGGGGGAAACACTACCGCTCGAAGCCATGGGTATGCTCCCTCGTAACTATAACGCAATTAAAGAGCTGGCAGAGAAACCCTACGGTATGATTCTCGTTGTTGGTCCAACAGGTTCAGGTAAAACCACCACGCTTCACGCTATTCTAAAACACATAAACACACCGGATCGAAAGATTTGGACAGCGGAAGATCCCGTGGAAATAACCCAGTACGGTCTAAGACAAGTTCAAGTTAATCCCAAAATCGGTCTCGACTTTGCCGCAGCTATGCGTGCTTTTCTCCGCGCTGATCCTGATGTGATAATGGTGGGTGAAATGAGAGACTATGAAACTGCCAAAACAGGTGTGGAAGCTTCTCTCACAGGACATCTAGTCTTCAGTACCCTCCACACAAACAGCGCCCCCGAAACTATAACGCGCCTTTTGGATATGGGCATTGATCCTCTAAACTTCGCCGATGCCCTCCTTGGTATCCTTGCCCAGCGACTTGTGAGAACCCTGTGTAAAAACTGCAAAGAGGCTTACCACCCAAGTCTTGAAGAATTTGAGACAATAGTCGAGAACTACGGGCCCAAAGAATTTGAAAAGTTGAATATAAAATACACCGAAGACCTAAAACTCTATAGACCTAAAGGTTGTCCTTCGTGCGACAACACAGGCTACAGGGGAAGGATGGGAATACACGAGCTTCTTGTAGCAACAGATAACATAAAAAGAGCCATCCAAAGGAGAGAACCGGTGGAAAAACTACGGGAAATAGCCATAAGCGAAGGGATGACCACTCTGTTTCAGGATGGCGTTATTAAATGTTTCCAGGGTTTCACCGACATAGCTCAGGTGAGAAGGGTCTGTATAAAATAA
- the glyS gene encoding glycine--tRNA ligase subunit beta yields the protein MDAELLLEIGTEEIPARFLPKAIDDMKEILCRRLQESRVSFGPVTTMATPRRLVLRVENLAKNQSEETQIKIGPAKKVAFDEDGAPTKAAIGFAKSQGIDVSQLELVQTEKGEYICAKKTIKGLPTKELLPDLLRNFILSIPFQKSMRWGSLDIRFARPIHWILALFDGEIVPISLGDIKSSNLSYGHRFMSPQAFEVKNFTDYIEKTAKNYVIVDPEIRRNIILKEIERSARSVGGRPFIREDLLETVTFLVEYPTVVCGGFDPEYLKLPQEVLTTSMISHQKYFPVTDEKGHLMPYFLVVNNTAVRNPEVVIKGNEKVLKARLADAQFYFEEDKKIPLEQRVENLKKVVYHSMLGTSYEKVERFRKLAEYLVDLINPELKSTVDRVATLSKADLDTLMVSEFPELQGIMGREYAQIAGEDPDVAKAIYEHYLPTTAGGELPETDAGAIVSIADKMDTIVGFFGVNLLPTGTADPYALRRQALGIINIIINKRYPLQLDDIVQRSAEILKDKLHRKLDDVVEDVLQFFRGRLENMLISQGHQHDVVDAVISTGYSDICKTVRKIEAVESFRKHPDFDALSIAFRRVSNILKDYEGGEVEKSLFQTDEERNLYTALCDIKEEVNQFLKEEKFVEALKSLARLRNPIDRFFDNVLVMEKDEKIRNNRLSLLREIWNLFYRIADISKVVTT from the coding sequence ATGGATGCCGAGTTATTGTTGGAGATTGGAACGGAAGAGATTCCTGCCCGTTTTTTACCAAAAGCAATAGATGACATGAAAGAAATCTTATGTAGAAGGTTACAGGAATCGCGCGTATCCTTTGGACCCGTAACTACGATGGCCACTCCGAGGCGGCTCGTTCTTAGGGTAGAAAATTTGGCTAAAAACCAAAGTGAAGAAACTCAGATCAAGATAGGACCAGCAAAAAAAGTGGCTTTTGACGAAGATGGTGCTCCTACGAAAGCTGCTATCGGATTTGCGAAATCTCAAGGTATTGATGTGTCGCAATTGGAGTTGGTGCAAACAGAAAAAGGGGAATACATCTGTGCCAAAAAGACTATAAAGGGTCTACCAACAAAAGAACTCCTTCCGGATCTCCTAAGAAACTTTATACTCTCCATTCCATTTCAGAAATCTATGCGTTGGGGATCACTGGATATAAGATTCGCAAGGCCAATCCACTGGATTCTTGCGCTCTTTGACGGTGAAATAGTTCCTATTTCGCTCGGGGATATTAAGAGCAGTAATCTATCTTATGGACATCGATTTATGAGCCCACAGGCATTTGAAGTGAAAAACTTCACCGATTATATAGAAAAGACGGCAAAAAATTATGTCATTGTTGACCCCGAAATAAGAAGAAACATTATACTTAAAGAGATAGAAAGGTCAGCAAGATCCGTTGGTGGAAGACCGTTTATTCGGGAAGATCTCCTAGAAACGGTTACCTTCCTGGTTGAATACCCTACTGTCGTCTGTGGGGGTTTTGACCCCGAATATCTGAAATTACCGCAAGAGGTACTTACAACCTCCATGATTTCTCACCAGAAGTACTTCCCAGTGACTGACGAAAAAGGCCACTTAATGCCGTATTTCCTTGTCGTTAATAATACGGCGGTAAGAAACCCGGAGGTAGTGATAAAAGGAAACGAAAAAGTTCTAAAAGCCCGTCTGGCAGACGCACAATTTTACTTCGAGGAGGACAAGAAAATACCCCTCGAGCAAAGGGTAGAAAACCTCAAAAAAGTCGTGTACCACAGCATGCTTGGGACCTCCTACGAAAAGGTAGAACGTTTTAGAAAACTCGCAGAATATCTCGTAGACCTTATAAATCCTGAGCTAAAATCCACCGTGGACCGTGTAGCAACCCTCTCAAAAGCCGATCTTGACACGCTTATGGTTAGCGAATTCCCCGAGTTACAGGGGATTATGGGCCGGGAATATGCCCAAATAGCTGGAGAGGATCCTGATGTAGCGAAGGCCATATATGAACATTATCTACCCACGACGGCGGGCGGTGAATTACCGGAAACCGATGCAGGAGCCATTGTAAGCATCGCGGATAAAATGGATACCATAGTCGGATTCTTCGGGGTAAACTTACTACCTACTGGCACGGCCGACCCCTATGCACTTCGTAGACAGGCCCTTGGTATAATAAACATCATAATAAACAAAAGATATCCCCTTCAACTCGATGATATAGTCCAGAGAAGCGCGGAGATCCTGAAAGATAAGTTACATAGAAAACTTGATGATGTTGTTGAAGACGTGCTCCAATTTTTCAGAGGTCGTCTAGAAAACATGCTTATCAGTCAAGGTCACCAACATGATGTAGTCGATGCTGTTATATCCACAGGGTATTCTGATATTTGTAAAACTGTAAGGAAAATCGAAGCAGTGGAGTCATTTCGTAAACATCCAGACTTCGACGCATTGTCCATTGCATTTCGCAGAGTAAGCAACATACTTAAAGATTACGAAGGCGGGGAAGTTGAAAAATCGTTATTCCAAACGGATGAAGAAAGAAATCTCTACACTGCGCTATGCGATATTAAAGAGGAAGTCAATCAGTTCCTCAAAGAAGAAAAGTTTGTGGAAGCTCTTAAATCCTTGGCCAGACTGAGGAACCCCATCGACCGTTTCTTTGACAATGTGCTCGTTATGGAGAAAGATGAAAAAATCAGGAACAACAGACTTTCTCTTCTCAGAGAAATCTGGAATCTTTTTTACAGGATTGCCGATATTTCAAAAGTTGTAACAACTTAG
- the glyQ gene encoding glycine--tRNA ligase subunit alpha has product MTFQELIFALERYWANQGCVIQQPYDVEVGAGTFNPATFLRALGPEPWNVAYVEPSRRPTDGRYGENPNRLQHYYQYQVIMKPSPPNIQDLYLDSLKFLGIDPLDHDIRFVEDDWESPTLGAWGLGWEVWLDGMEITQFTYFQQVGGIDLKPVCAEITYGIERIAMYIQGIDNVFDLKWNEHVTYGDVHHQGEVEWSIYNFELADVSMLRKLFDMYETEGLRVSEKELVLPTYDCCLKCSHIFNLLNARGAISVAERTSYIARVRNLARLSAELYLKQREKMGYPLMNR; this is encoded by the coding sequence GTGACTTTCCAAGAGTTAATATTCGCGCTGGAGCGATACTGGGCTAACCAGGGCTGCGTCATTCAGCAACCATATGATGTGGAGGTAGGAGCAGGGACTTTCAATCCCGCTACGTTTCTAAGAGCCCTTGGGCCGGAACCCTGGAATGTAGCATACGTGGAACCGTCGAGACGTCCGACCGACGGAAGATACGGGGAGAACCCCAACCGACTTCAACACTACTACCAGTACCAGGTGATTATGAAACCATCACCGCCGAATATCCAGGATTTGTACTTAGATTCCTTAAAGTTTCTAGGTATTGACCCCCTCGATCATGACATACGTTTCGTAGAAGACGATTGGGAATCCCCCACCTTGGGTGCATGGGGACTAGGATGGGAAGTCTGGCTAGATGGGATGGAAATTACGCAGTTCACCTACTTCCAGCAGGTAGGAGGGATAGACCTCAAACCAGTATGTGCAGAGATCACGTACGGCATAGAACGTATTGCTATGTACATTCAGGGCATAGACAACGTGTTCGATTTAAAGTGGAATGAACACGTAACATACGGTGATGTACACCATCAGGGTGAGGTGGAATGGTCCATTTATAATTTTGAGCTCGCCGATGTTTCTATGCTAAGAAAACTCTTCGATATGTACGAAACAGAAGGGCTTCGCGTTTCAGAAAAAGAGCTGGTCTTACCAACCTATGATTGCTGTTTGAAATGTTCCCATATCTTCAACCTTCTGAATGCCAGGGGAGCGATAAGTGTCGCAGAACGTACAAGTTACATTGCGAGGGTAAGAAACTTAGCACGATTAAGTGCAGAGCTATACCTAAAGCAGAGGGAAAAGATGGGTTACCCCCTTATGAATCGATGA
- the recO gene encoding DNA repair protein RecO encodes MREHRKTEAVVMQRLNYGESDLIITFYTKDYGKLRGIAKGAKRSRKRFANALDNFCRSLLYFSRKMGEDLVIVENCDVIQHFEKLRISVVKTTVAAYFTELVDAFTPEGKPQRTIYSELCGFLSLLEENIPPSNLSLFFGTRLLKLTGFQPVLDHCTQCKLPLSKGVRYTFAKEGGGIVCDRCYFGEQMGLPVSLGTIKTLNLAMRVPLTKLRHIQLSQEIAEEAKNVLKSFIFHLTGKELKSLKVLEQIHSWEHTRQINH; translated from the coding sequence ATGAGAGAACATCGAAAAACAGAAGCTGTGGTTATGCAAAGGTTAAACTACGGGGAATCTGACCTTATAATAACCTTTTATACGAAAGATTACGGAAAGCTCAGGGGTATCGCAAAGGGAGCAAAGAGGAGCAGAAAAAGATTTGCCAACGCTCTTGATAACTTCTGCCGTTCCCTACTTTACTTCTCGCGAAAGATGGGAGAAGACCTCGTTATTGTGGAAAACTGCGATGTAATCCAACACTTTGAGAAACTTCGTATATCAGTAGTAAAAACAACTGTCGCAGCTTATTTTACCGAACTGGTCGATGCATTTACACCTGAAGGTAAACCCCAACGCACCATATACAGCGAACTCTGTGGATTCCTCTCCCTCCTTGAAGAAAACATCCCTCCATCCAACCTCTCCTTATTTTTCGGAACACGACTCCTAAAACTCACTGGATTCCAACCTGTTCTCGATCACTGTACACAATGCAAGTTGCCTTTATCAAAGGGTGTCCGCTATACTTTCGCCAAAGAAGGTGGAGGCATCGTATGTGACAGATGTTACTTTGGAGAACAAATGGGATTGCCGGTAAGTTTAGGAACTATCAAAACACTTAACCTAGCAATGAGGGTCCCTCTCACCAAATTACGTCACATACAGCTTTCACAGGAAATAGCAGAAGAGGCGAAGAATGTACTGAAGAGCTTCATCTTTCACCTCACAGGTAAAGAACTGAAGTCTCTTAAGGTCTTGGAACAGATCCATTCATGGGAACATACGCGTCAAATTAACCATTGA
- a CDS encoding dihydroorotase has protein sequence MDPHKDRSFILRGGRVVDPSQNMDEVADVLVENGIIKALVPRRKPLPAGAEKLPVIDVVGLVVTPGLIDMHVHLREPGWEYKETITTGSMAACAGGFTAVACMANTKPINDNRAVTEFIRRKGEECGLVHVYPVASMTVNAEGKFLTDIWDLKEAGAVAISDDGRTVKNSALMRRALEYAYSLGIPVISHCEDTDLSEGGVINEGIVSTELGLPGIPSISEDIMVSRDIMLAEYTGTAVHIAHVSTAGAVRLIREAKARGVKVTAETAPHYFTLTHEALYDFDVNAKVNPPLRSKADLEAILEGLRDGTIDTIASDHAPHAAIDKEVEFESAANGIAGLETSLGLSLRLVHSGILTLYQLIAKMSTIPATILKIPGGTLRPGSRADITVIDLNHKWKVEPEKFCSMGRNTPFTSWELEGKSVMTIKEGRVVYHSNP, from the coding sequence ATGGATCCTCATAAAGATCGGTCATTTATACTCAGAGGTGGCAGGGTTGTTGACCCTTCGCAAAATATGGACGAAGTAGCAGATGTATTGGTGGAAAACGGCATAATAAAAGCGCTCGTTCCTCGCAGAAAACCGCTACCAGCGGGGGCAGAAAAGCTACCCGTGATCGATGTTGTTGGACTTGTGGTTACACCGGGGCTGATTGACATGCACGTGCATCTCCGCGAACCCGGATGGGAATACAAAGAAACCATAACCACCGGTAGTATGGCAGCGTGTGCGGGAGGATTCACAGCAGTTGCTTGTATGGCAAATACAAAACCCATAAACGATAATCGCGCAGTAACGGAATTCATCCGTAGGAAAGGGGAAGAATGTGGCCTCGTCCATGTATATCCCGTCGCTTCAATGACCGTCAATGCAGAGGGCAAATTTCTGACAGATATCTGGGACCTCAAAGAAGCGGGTGCCGTGGCAATCTCCGATGATGGACGAACAGTTAAGAACAGCGCTCTCATGAGAAGAGCACTTGAATATGCTTATTCCCTTGGTATCCCCGTAATTTCCCATTGTGAGGACACGGACCTTTCCGAAGGAGGGGTGATCAACGAAGGTATTGTATCCACGGAACTGGGACTCCCAGGAATTCCTTCCATCTCAGAGGACATCATGGTTAGCCGTGATATTATGCTTGCCGAATATACAGGAACAGCGGTTCACATCGCCCATGTAAGTACAGCAGGGGCAGTACGCTTGATCCGTGAAGCAAAAGCAAGGGGAGTAAAGGTTACTGCAGAAACCGCACCCCACTACTTTACCCTCACTCACGAAGCACTTTATGATTTTGATGTGAATGCCAAGGTAAATCCACCTTTGAGATCAAAAGCCGATCTCGAAGCCATTTTGGAGGGTCTTCGGGACGGAACGATAGATACTATAGCTTCCGATCATGCACCCCATGCAGCCATCGACAAAGAAGTGGAATTTGAATCCGCAGCAAACGGTATCGCTGGCCTTGAAACGTCTTTGGGCCTAAGTCTGCGCCTCGTCCACAGTGGTATACTAACTTTGTACCAATTGATAGCTAAAATGAGTACCATACCTGCAACCATTCTCAAAATACCAGGAGGTACCTTACGCCCAGGCAGCAGAGCCGATATAACAGTCATAGATCTAAACCATAAATGGAAAGTGGAACCAGAGAAATTCTGCTCCATGGGACGCAATACTCCTTTCACGTCCTGGGAACTCGAAGGTAAATCTGTCATGACAATTAAAGAGGGAAGGGTGGTTTATCACTCAAACCCCTAA